One genomic region from Fictibacillus marinisediminis encodes:
- a CDS encoding HAD family hydrolase produces the protein MTFKAVCFDMDGVLVNTMKDHVKAWNYAFGEQGHIISEDYFYELEGMPGMQTILHVNNRHLLKLSDTEQEEIYHNKRSHFIQYSTYAFYDETVDAIRALKEAGIPIALATGSRKEFVQEVLEKMRVSFDAVITGDDVEKGKPSPEPYEKVFKQFSYSAEEWIVVENAPLGIQAADDSGAYVLALLTTLPEEKLFRADEILKDHGRLKEYLLRKLMG, from the coding sequence ATGACATTTAAAGCAGTATGTTTTGATATGGACGGTGTATTGGTTAATACGATGAAAGACCATGTAAAGGCGTGGAACTATGCCTTTGGTGAGCAGGGCCACATCATTAGTGAAGATTACTTTTACGAGCTGGAAGGAATGCCAGGCATGCAGACCATTCTTCATGTCAATAATCGCCATCTGCTCAAATTATCTGATACTGAACAAGAAGAAATCTATCATAATAAAAGGTCGCATTTTATACAATATTCTACCTATGCCTTCTATGACGAAACCGTGGATGCCATCCGGGCTTTAAAGGAAGCAGGGATACCGATCGCTCTTGCTACAGGGAGCAGAAAAGAGTTTGTACAGGAAGTACTTGAAAAGATGCGGGTCTCATTTGATGCTGTAATTACAGGCGATGATGTTGAAAAAGGTAAGCCTTCACCAGAGCCTTATGAAAAAGTGTTTAAGCAGTTTTCATATTCAGCTGAAGAATGGATTGTCGTTGAAAACGCACCGCTTGGTATTCAGGCCGCCGATGATTCCGGTGCCTATGTTCTTGCGCTACTGACCACACTTCCTGAAGAAAAGCTGTTCAGGGCAGATGAAATTCTCAAAGATCACGGGAGGTTGAAGGAGTACTTGCTGAGAAAGCTGATGGGATGA